The Persephonella atlantica genome includes a window with the following:
- the tmk gene encoding dTMP kinase: MEGVFITFEGIEGAGKSTQAKRLYQFLTDKGIKTILTREPGGTKTGKKIREILLSKTEELFPPVAELFLYEADRNFHVHNIIKPYLKKGYIVISDRFIDSTLAYQGYARGLDIKLIKKLNEIASEGIKPDITFLIDIPVKEGMKRIKREKDRIENEDLQFHYRLREGFLKIAQEEKNRIFVIDGTDSEEKIFQQILEILKNRNII, encoded by the coding sequence ATGGAAGGCGTATTTATAACATTTGAAGGTATAGAAGGGGCTGGCAAATCCACACAGGCTAAAAGACTGTACCAGTTTTTGACAGATAAAGGCATAAAGACCATACTAACCAGAGAACCGGGAGGAACAAAAACAGGAAAAAAGATAAGAGAGATTCTGCTGTCAAAAACAGAGGAACTGTTTCCCCCTGTAGCAGAGCTGTTTTTATACGAAGCAGACAGGAATTTTCATGTACACAACATAATAAAGCCTTATCTAAAAAAAGGCTACATTGTAATATCAGACAGATTTATAGACTCAACACTTGCCTATCAGGGATATGCAAGAGGGCTGGATATAAAACTTATAAAAAAACTGAATGAGATTGCATCAGAAGGCATAAAGCCCGACATAACATTTTTGATTGACATTCCTGTTAAGGAAGGTATGAAAAGGATAAAAAGAGAAAAGGACAGAATAGAAAATGAAGATTTGCAGTTTCACTATAGGCTCAGAGAAGGATTTTTGAAAATAGCACAGGAAGAAAAAAACAGGATATTCGTAATAGACGGAACAGACAGTGAAGAAAAGATTTTTCAACAGATATTAGAGATTTTAAAAAACAGGAATATAATCTAA
- a CDS encoding NifU family protein has translation MTQEQKEKVVIDREKVEAVLEKIRPALRFDGGDVELVDIGEDGTVYVRLMGACHGCAMSLVTLKGGIEMKLKEEIPEVKEVVAVNLDQGFGGF, from the coding sequence ATGACACAGGAGCAAAAAGAAAAGGTTGTAATAGATAGAGAAAAGGTAGAAGCTGTTTTAGAAAAAATAAGACCAGCTTTAAGGTTTGATGGTGGAGATGTTGAACTTGTTGATATTGGTGAAGATGGAACAGTGTACGTCAGACTGATGGGAGCATGCCACGGATGTGCTATGTCCCTCGTTACGCTGAAAGGTGGTATTGAGATGAAACTGAAAGAAGAGATCCCTGAAGTAAAAGAGGTTGTTGCTGTAAATCTTGATCAGGGATTTGGCGGATTTTAA
- a CDS encoding glutamine-synthetase adenylyltransferase, with amino-acid sequence MAKLTKFEALKPEFLKSLPEKKLKLLKNLSEYSSCITDFIFRHTEQLEYIYENLRKPLYGRENLVKEALNILEGCEAGKIPEKLSFFKMKHLSRIVAKDIYKIHSLPQLTEELSYVADALFEAAYRKASEITEKRYGIPIDQETGEKAEGCVIALGKLGGLDLNYYSDVDVMYLYSNEGKTDRGVSNREFFIELFKALTNFLTKRNIEGQAWIVDLDLRPEGKKGFLAYSLPAVEFYYWSHGRTWERHMLIKARHCAGSRKVSEDFMKIIKPFVYRKHAGEEVFEEIVEMKKLIQQEAQTGKLDEIDIKKSEGGIREIEFFVQILQLMYGGKIPQLQERRTLSAIKKLMEKGIIDTETGNILTDSYIFLRRLEHLVQIKNCIQTQKFSFKDSREFAQKMGLSQKEFLKKLEEVRYKVKEIFENISPDIDVKLTPLQRFILTKHYEEEAREYLKNLGFEEPERALQMFKKIFFSKIYVELSENSKEMLFSFIPQLEKELAAFQDREDFLLNFTKMMIDGGMLWIFVSALEQNPNLVRFMLNISKLSDYISDLMSKDRELLDWAFGIEEVPEKFSDFDRELSVIPNSLDFTDRLKRLKKVVEVLVSLRYLSKINTSEPEKRLKEINNALSNLADYILDKLYHYFDGKDFAIYSLGKLGSREMNIGSDLDLIFVFKDEKSKNRLMKIPQNIVRALTSYSGEGILYNIDLRLRPFGKGGELSPSLSFYEKYFSKEARIWERLAWAKARFITGDLQVKESMDRLIEEFLFSSEINREFINEALDMRLRLEGLARETPEEIDLKLGKGGITDIEFLIQILSLKYRKRITNMLEGVELFRQELVRDYIFLREVEARLRMIKGVGMSKIYRNSPYLYRIAHSFDMEPEQLWEKLNETKKEIREIFLREMKILREGV; translated from the coding sequence ATGGCAAAACTTACAAAATTTGAGGCACTAAAGCCGGAGTTTTTAAAATCCCTCCCAGAAAAAAAGCTAAAACTTCTAAAAAATCTATCAGAATACTCTTCCTGCATCACAGACTTTATATTCAGACATACAGAGCAGCTTGAATATATATATGAAAATCTGAGAAAACCTCTATACGGAAGGGAAAACCTTGTAAAGGAAGCTTTAAACATCCTGGAGGGTTGTGAAGCAGGTAAAATACCTGAAAAACTGTCTTTTTTCAAAATGAAACATCTCTCCCGTATAGTTGCAAAGGACATATACAAAATACATTCTCTTCCACAGCTGACAGAAGAACTTTCTTACGTTGCAGACGCACTGTTTGAGGCTGCCTACAGAAAAGCATCTGAAATAACAGAAAAAAGATACGGCATTCCTATTGACCAGGAAACAGGAGAAAAAGCGGAAGGATGCGTGATAGCATTAGGAAAGTTAGGAGGGTTAGACCTTAACTACTACTCTGATGTTGATGTTATGTACCTGTATTCAAACGAAGGAAAAACTGATAGAGGAGTTTCTAATCGGGAGTTTTTTATTGAGCTCTTCAAAGCATTAACAAACTTTTTGACCAAAAGAAACATTGAAGGACAGGCGTGGATTGTTGATTTAGACCTCAGGCCTGAAGGAAAAAAAGGGTTTTTAGCATACTCTCTTCCGGCTGTAGAGTTTTATTACTGGAGTCACGGTAGAACATGGGAGAGACATATGCTCATCAAAGCAAGACACTGTGCAGGAAGCAGAAAGGTTTCTGAAGATTTTATGAAGATAATAAAACCTTTTGTTTATAGAAAACACGCAGGGGAAGAGGTTTTTGAGGAGATTGTTGAGATGAAAAAATTGATTCAGCAGGAGGCTCAAACAGGAAAATTAGATGAGATAGACATTAAAAAAAGCGAAGGAGGTATAAGAGAGATAGAGTTTTTCGTTCAGATTTTGCAGCTGATGTATGGAGGAAAGATACCACAACTGCAGGAAAGAAGAACATTATCTGCCATAAAAAAACTGATGGAAAAAGGCATAATAGACACAGAAACGGGAAATATTCTCACAGATAGTTACATATTCCTAAGAAGGTTAGAACATCTCGTCCAGATTAAAAACTGCATACAGACACAGAAATTTTCCTTTAAAGACAGCAGAGAGTTTGCACAAAAAATGGGTCTTTCACAGAAGGAATTTCTGAAAAAACTTGAAGAAGTAAGATACAAGGTTAAAGAAATCTTTGAAAACATATCCCCTGACATAGATGTAAAATTAACACCATTGCAAAGATTTATCCTGACCAAACATTACGAAGAAGAAGCCAGAGAGTATCTGAAAAACTTAGGATTTGAAGAGCCTGAAAGGGCCCTTCAGATGTTTAAAAAGATTTTTTTCAGCAAGATTTATGTTGAACTGTCTGAAAACTCAAAAGAAATGCTCTTTAGCTTTATTCCTCAATTAGAAAAAGAGCTCGCAGCATTTCAGGACAGGGAAGACTTTCTACTGAACTTTACAAAAATGATGATTGATGGTGGAATGCTGTGGATATTTGTATCGGCACTGGAACAAAACCCTAACCTGGTCAGATTTATGCTAAATATATCAAAACTGTCTGACTACATATCTGACCTGATGTCAAAAGACAGGGAACTTCTTGACTGGGCTTTTGGAATAGAGGAAGTTCCAGAAAAGTTCTCCGATTTTGATAGAGAGCTGTCTGTTATACCAAACAGTTTAGATTTTACAGACAGATTAAAGAGGTTAAAGAAAGTTGTTGAGGTTCTGGTCTCCCTACGATACCTATCAAAGATAAATACCAGTGAGCCAGAAAAAAGATTGAAAGAGATAAACAATGCCCTTTCAAACCTTGCTGACTACATATTAGATAAACTTTATCATTATTTTGATGGAAAAGATTTTGCTATTTACAGTTTAGGAAAGTTAGGAAGTAGAGAGATGAATATAGGTTCAGACCTTGACCTTATCTTTGTGTTCAAAGACGAAAAAAGTAAAAACAGGCTGATGAAGATTCCTCAGAATATCGTCAGAGCTCTTACATCATATTCAGGGGAAGGAATTCTGTACAACATAGACCTGAGACTCAGACCTTTTGGTAAAGGGGGAGAACTTTCACCTTCTTTATCATTTTACGAAAAATATTTCTCAAAGGAAGCAAGAATATGGGAAAGACTTGCGTGGGCAAAGGCACGGTTTATAACAGGAGATCTGCAGGTAAAGGAAAGTATGGACAGGTTAATTGAAGAGTTTCTCTTCAGTTCAGAGATAAACAGGGAATTTATAAACGAGGCTTTGGATATGAGACTCAGATTGGAAGGTCTTGCAAGGGAAACTCCGGAAGAGATAGACCTTAAGTTAGGCAAAGGGGGAATAACAGATATAGAGTTTCTCATCCAGATTCTCTCCCTGAAATACAGAAAAAGAATAACAAATATGTTAGAAGGGGTTGAGCTCTTCAGACAGGAACTTGTGAGGGATTACATATTTCTGAGAGAAGTTGAAGCAAGGCTTAGAATGATTAAGGGAGTAGGTATGTCAAAAATATACAGAAATTCCCCCTACCTTTACAGAATTGCCCACTCATTTGATATGGAACCTGAGCAGTTGTGGGAAAAGTTAAATGAAACCAAAAAGGAGATAAGGGAAATTTTTCTGAGAGAGATGAAAATATTAAGGGAAGGGGTGTAA
- a CDS encoding S1C family serine protease encodes MHRLLFFFFLLFAISACENKDKEKHPVIKVEKREIDTVTALQERISSVISHAKPSIVTILSKSSEGKTPTIFKFNDEIPPGENESLGSGFVIRKSGNSLFIVTNSHVIEKAKVIIVKFYNGNRYEAEVVGKDTKSDIAVLKVKVDENIKNVKPLKIGSPSTLKVGYFVVSGGSPYNLGLTFTLGIVSALNRNLGISAYENYIQTDAAINPGDSGGPLLNLNGEVVGMNTAIIQTGQGLGFAIPINTVVDIANQLIKYGRVRRGWLGVLVQKIPEKLKKELGLSSGVQIIKVFKNSPAAISGLKTGDIILSIKGKKISSPSDLKYIVSQLKPEETVEVEYIRGRKKYKIVIKIKELVDRK; translated from the coding sequence ATGCACCGTTTACTTTTTTTCTTTTTTCTGCTTTTCGCCATATCTGCCTGTGAAAATAAAGATAAAGAGAAACATCCTGTTATCAAGGTAGAAAAAAGGGAGATAGACACTGTCACAGCTCTTCAGGAGAGAATATCATCTGTTATCTCTCACGCAAAGCCGTCCATAGTAACGATACTGTCAAAATCCTCTGAAGGAAAAACTCCCACAATATTCAAGTTTAACGATGAAATACCTCCCGGAGAAAACGAATCTCTGGGTTCTGGATTTGTTATAAGAAAAAGTGGTAACTCTCTGTTCATAGTGACAAACAGTCATGTTATAGAGAAGGCAAAGGTAATAATTGTAAAGTTTTATAACGGAAACAGGTATGAGGCTGAAGTTGTTGGCAAAGACACAAAGAGTGATATTGCTGTTTTAAAAGTAAAGGTAGACGAAAATATAAAAAATGTAAAACCTCTGAAAATTGGAAGCCCTTCCACTCTTAAAGTTGGATACTTTGTTGTATCTGGAGGTAGTCCTTACAATCTTGGACTTACCTTTACTTTAGGTATTGTTTCTGCATTAAACAGAAATTTAGGTATCTCTGCATATGAAAACTACATTCAGACAGATGCTGCAATCAATCCCGGTGATTCTGGGGGACCACTTTTAAATCTGAATGGTGAAGTGGTTGGTATGAACACAGCGATTATACAGACAGGTCAGGGACTTGGTTTTGCGATACCTATAAATACTGTCGTTGACATAGCCAATCAACTAATAAAGTACGGCAGAGTAAGAAGAGGATGGTTAGGGGTACTTGTCCAGAAAATACCTGAAAAGCTGAAAAAAGAGCTTGGTTTAAGTTCTGGAGTCCAGATAATAAAAGTGTTTAAAAACAGTCCTGCAGCTATTTCAGGGCTCAAAACAGGAGACATTATACTTTCCATAAAGGGTAAAAAAATATCATCTCCTTCCGATTTAAAATATATAGTCTCTCAGCTCAAACCAGAAGAAACAGTTGAAGTAGAATACATAAGGGGAAGAAAAAAGTATAAAATCGTTATTAAAATAAAAGAACTTGTGGACAGAAAATAA
- a CDS encoding sigma-70 family RNA polymerase sigma factor: protein MRKFTYEEGITFYLKSISKIPLLSPEEEKEIAKRAKEGDRKALEKLIKSNLRFVVNVAKNYSGYGIPFQELISAGNIGLIEAAKRFDPDRGVRFISYAIWWIKQSILQTIQSQKDVIKIPQKTQNLSIKIDTAYLELKERLNREPKYSEIRDYLKKNEDIDIDEDTIESYLLIKRHSVSLDTPVDMEEGTFFIDLVSKHSTKEIEEDVVKESIEKEINYILSHLNERERYIIIHRFGLNGEEPKTLREIGKALGVSRERVRQIEIRTLKKIRALATKRHLKDLLS from the coding sequence ATGAGAAAGTTTACCTACGAAGAGGGGATAACATTCTATCTAAAATCAATATCAAAAATTCCTCTTCTGTCACCGGAAGAAGAAAAAGAGATAGCAAAAAGAGCAAAAGAGGGGGACAGGAAAGCATTAGAAAAGCTGATAAAATCAAACCTCAGATTTGTTGTTAACGTGGCAAAGAATTACTCAGGATATGGAATTCCATTTCAGGAATTAATCTCTGCTGGAAACATAGGTCTTATAGAGGCAGCAAAGAGATTTGATCCAGATAGGGGAGTAAGGTTTATATCCTATGCTATCTGGTGGATTAAGCAGTCGATACTTCAGACAATACAGAGTCAAAAAGATGTGATAAAGATACCCCAGAAAACCCAGAATCTCTCCATAAAAATAGACACAGCATATTTAGAGCTAAAAGAGAGGCTAAACAGAGAACCCAAGTACTCAGAAATAAGAGATTACCTGAAAAAAAATGAAGATATAGACATAGATGAGGACACGATAGAAAGTTATCTCCTGATAAAGAGACATTCTGTTTCTCTTGATACACCTGTTGATATGGAAGAGGGAACATTTTTTATAGACCTTGTCTCAAAACACAGCACAAAAGAGATAGAAGAAGACGTGGTAAAAGAGTCTATTGAAAAGGAGATAAACTACATCCTTTCCCATCTGAATGAAAGAGAAAGGTACATAATAATCCACAGATTTGGCCTCAACGGAGAAGAACCTAAGACCCTGAGGGAGATAGGAAAGGCGTTAGGTGTTTCAAGGGAAAGGGTGAGGCAGATAGAAATCAGAACACTGAAAAAAATCAGAGCACTTGCAACAAAGAGACATCTGAAAGACCTTCTCAGCTGA
- the tyrS gene encoding tyrosine--tRNA ligase codes for MSQWHGLSPEEQLKLIKKGTIEIISEEELLEKLKEERPLIVKAGFDPTAPDLHLGHTVLLQKLRTFQQLGHTVYFIIGDFTAMIGDPSGRDKTRPPLTKEQVIQNAKTYKEQVFKVLDPEKTVVVFNSEWLGDMTAQDLIKLTSRYTVARMLERDDFKKRFKENKPIAIHEFIYPLLQAYDSVAIKADVELGGSDQRFNLLIGRDIQKEYGIEKPQIAILLPLLVGTDGVRKMSKSYGNYIGITEPPEEMFGKIMSIPDELMWDYWELLTDLTVEEIQKMKKDVETGILHPMELKKQLAMYIVSRFHSEEEAIKAREHFERVHSKRQLPEEIPEPELVVASEKSIPLYELVYKLGFAPSKSEARRLIKGGAVKIDGNKFTDPYFEVDLSSEFVLQVGKRKFARIKPEKIRVE; via the coding sequence TTGTCACAGTGGCACGGACTTTCACCTGAGGAACAGTTAAAGCTGATAAAAAAGGGCACTATAGAGATTATCAGTGAAGAAGAGCTTTTAGAAAAACTGAAAGAAGAAAGACCATTAATAGTAAAGGCTGGATTTGACCCAACAGCTCCAGACCTTCATCTCGGTCATACTGTTCTCCTTCAAAAACTGAGGACATTTCAACAGCTTGGTCATACTGTTTATTTCATTATCGGTGATTTTACAGCTATGATTGGAGACCCTTCAGGAAGGGACAAAACAAGACCACCCTTAACAAAAGAACAGGTGATTCAGAACGCAAAAACCTATAAAGAACAGGTTTTTAAGGTTTTAGATCCGGAGAAAACAGTTGTTGTTTTTAACAGCGAATGGCTTGGTGATATGACTGCACAGGATTTAATAAAGCTCACTTCCCGCTACACAGTGGCAAGGATGTTAGAGAGGGATGACTTCAAAAAAAGATTTAAAGAAAATAAACCTATTGCCATACACGAGTTTATATATCCTCTTCTTCAGGCTTACGACTCTGTAGCAATAAAGGCTGATGTTGAGCTTGGAGGCTCAGACCAGCGTTTTAACCTTCTTATCGGCAGGGACATCCAGAAAGAGTACGGCATAGAAAAACCGCAGATTGCTATTCTTCTTCCTCTTCTTGTTGGGACGGACGGGGTTAGAAAGATGAGCAAATCTTATGGAAACTACATAGGTATAACAGAGCCTCCAGAGGAGATGTTTGGCAAAATAATGTCTATACCAGATGAGCTGATGTGGGATTACTGGGAACTTTTAACAGACCTGACTGTTGAAGAGATACAGAAGATGAAAAAGGATGTTGAAACAGGAATACTTCACCCAATGGAACTGAAAAAACAGCTTGCCATGTATATAGTGAGCAGATTTCACTCAGAAGAAGAAGCCATAAAGGCAAGGGAACATTTTGAGAGGGTTCACTCAAAAAGGCAGTTGCCTGAAGAAATTCCTGAACCGGAGCTTGTTGTTGCTTCAGAAAAGAGCATTCCTTTATATGAGCTGGTTTACAAGTTAGGATTTGCTCCATCAAAATCAGAAGCAAGAAGACTGATAAAAGGAGGAGCAGTAAAGATAGACGGAAACAAATTTACAGACCCATACTTTGAGGTTGACCTCTCCTCAGAGTTTGTTCTGCAGGTGGGAAAGAGAAAGTTTGCCCGCATAAAGCCGGAAAAAATCAGGGTTGAGTAG
- a CDS encoding YqaA family protein, translated as MFEALKQWAEETVSDYGYWGIFIISFTESIIQPVPPDPFITGGTAFGLSPVKAALIAAVASVLGGVVGYFLGKFLGEPAFKKFLGDRYYDRGEILFRKYGILAVLIAAITPIPFKVMCWLAGIFEMPFWGFVLASFLGRFPRFLFMAFFGQWIGTL; from the coding sequence ATGTTTGAAGCTTTAAAACAGTGGGCTGAAGAGACAGTTTCTGATTATGGATACTGGGGAATATTTATAATCTCTTTTACAGAAAGCATCATACAGCCAGTTCCTCCAGACCCTTTCATAACAGGAGGAACAGCTTTTGGCCTTTCTCCTGTAAAAGCAGCACTGATTGCTGCTGTTGCAAGTGTTTTGGGAGGAGTGGTTGGATACTTTTTAGGGAAGTTTTTAGGAGAGCCTGCATTTAAAAAGTTTTTAGGAGATAGATACTACGACAGAGGAGAGATACTTTTCAGAAAATACGGTATATTGGCTGTTTTGATTGCGGCAATCACTCCTATACCCTTTAAAGTGATGTGCTGGCTTGCAGGAATATTTGAGATGCCTTTCTGGGGATTTGTTCTTGCATCTTTTTTAGGTAGATTTCCACGATTTTTATTTATGGCATTTTTTGGACAATGGATAGGAACTCTGTAA
- a CDS encoding aspartate aminotransferase family protein translates to MKEFIQMGNRYLFENYARFPVSFVKGEGVYLYDTEGKKYLDMLSGIAVNSLGYSHPKLTEALCRQVKQLIHTSNLFYIQPQIDVAKVLVENSCLDRVFFCNSGAEANETAIKLVRKYFYDRGEPEKYEIITFTGGFHGRTIGSLTATAQPKYHEGFRPLLQGIRYAEFNNINSLKNAITGNTAAIMFEFIQGEGGINPIDEHFLNAIVEIAQEKNLLIVVDEVQTGIGRTGKLFAYQHYDICPDIVTLAKGLGGGVPIGAVMAKEEIAKSFTPGTHGSTFGGNYLSTTAAKVVLNEVLKEGFLESVQKKGEYLSYLLQNAGLNVRGKGLMIGTPLPENIKASDVAKKCLENGLIVGTAGGNTLRFVPPLIITQQQIEEGVRILTAVLEEF, encoded by the coding sequence ATGAAAGAGTTTATCCAGATGGGAAACAGATATCTGTTTGAAAACTATGCCAGATTTCCAGTCTCTTTTGTGAAAGGAGAAGGTGTTTACCTTTACGACACTGAAGGGAAAAAATATTTAGACATGCTTTCAGGAATTGCAGTAAACAGTTTAGGCTATTCCCATCCCAAGCTTACAGAGGCTCTGTGCAGACAGGTAAAACAGCTTATCCATACCTCCAACCTGTTTTACATACAGCCTCAGATAGATGTTGCAAAGGTACTTGTTGAAAATTCCTGTCTTGACAGGGTTTTCTTTTGCAATTCTGGAGCAGAGGCGAACGAAACAGCTATAAAACTTGTTAGAAAGTATTTTTATGACAGAGGAGAGCCTGAAAAGTACGAGATAATTACCTTTACAGGAGGATTTCACGGCAGGACGATAGGTTCCCTTACGGCAACAGCACAGCCCAAATATCACGAGGGGTTCAGACCTCTACTGCAAGGGATAAGATATGCTGAGTTTAATAACATAAACAGTCTAAAAAATGCCATAACAGGAAATACGGCAGCTATTATGTTTGAGTTTATTCAGGGAGAAGGGGGGATAAACCCGATAGATGAACACTTCCTTAATGCCATCGTAGAGATTGCTCAGGAAAAAAATCTCCTGATTGTTGTTGACGAAGTCCAAACAGGCATAGGAAGAACAGGAAAGCTTTTTGCCTACCAGCATTACGACATCTGCCCTGACATTGTTACACTTGCAAAGGGTTTAGGTGGAGGTGTACCGATTGGCGCAGTAATGGCAAAAGAAGAGATAGCTAAATCTTTTACTCCCGGAACCCACGGTTCAACATTTGGAGGTAACTATCTCTCAACAACTGCAGCAAAAGTTGTCCTGAATGAAGTTTTGAAGGAAGGGTTTTTAGAGTCTGTTCAAAAAAAAGGAGAGTATCTATCATATCTTCTACAGAATGCCGGTTTAAATGTAAGAGGTAAAGGTCTTATGATAGGAACCCCTCTACCTGAAAATATAAAAGCTTCAGATGTGGCAAAGAAATGTTTAGAAAACGGTCTCATTGTTGGAACAGCAGGAGGAAACACCCTCAGATTTGTTCCACCTCTGATAATAACGCAGCAGCAGATAGAAGAAGGAGTAAGAATACTGACCGCGGTACTGGAAGAGTTTTAA
- the rnr gene encoding ribonuclease R, with protein MEITEKDVVNFLKHRGKPVYFKMLRKKLGVPKSEQKLLRKILKKLQKKKIIRYEKGKYLLTEWKTKGENLIEGRVEAHPSGYGFLIIGEEVEDLFIPPPQMKYLFDGDVVLAKAVKRKKKDEAKVVKVVQRAIKTAVGRYYRDKTGHYVLLSDTVIPHRIYLSKKEVKKKKLEEGSYVVVEITQYPAPRVRGKGKILKILGKVKNTQTVAEIIARKYSLPTEHSEEAIKEAEKLSPVVRITKNRRDLTKQICFTIDPESARDHDDAVAIEKEGNYYRLFVHIADVSYYVKEGSAIDREAFERGNTYYLPERALHMLPERLAAQLCSLRPNEKKYAFTCEMLINRAGKVIDYDIYESVIISKAKLTYDEALRIIIGDPALEQKYPEVVQPLKDMEKLAKILMKAKEKRGSIDFDMPESQILFTETGDPYDVVPYERHLAHRIIEEFMIIANETVARHMYEKGYPFIYRTHEEPDLDKVIRFVDLVAGLGYEVSYPEKITPKFIQKILEKVSGTPEETLVRFMALRTMKQAKYTVENIGHFGLASDCYTHFTSPIRRYADINVHRMLKKAIKGKFTKKDLQTLPSKLEEVAKQCSKMERIADDAERDALDMLKLRLLSNHIGEVFEGIITGVVSFGLFVEIQRYLIEGLISINTLPDHFRYDEINQRLISDKKIFRLGDRIKVRIERVDEDLKKLDLSYVE; from the coding sequence ATGGAAATAACAGAAAAGGATGTTGTTAATTTTTTAAAGCACAGAGGTAAACCAGTTTACTTTAAAATGCTCCGTAAAAAGTTAGGAGTTCCAAAATCAGAACAAAAACTGCTGAGAAAAATCCTGAAAAAATTACAGAAGAAAAAAATCATCAGATACGAAAAAGGTAAATACCTTTTAACAGAATGGAAGACAAAAGGGGAGAATCTGATAGAAGGAAGGGTTGAAGCCCATCCCAGTGGATATGGTTTTCTGATTATCGGAGAAGAAGTGGAAGACCTTTTTATCCCACCGCCTCAGATGAAATATCTGTTTGACGGTGATGTTGTCCTTGCAAAGGCTGTTAAAAGAAAGAAGAAAGATGAAGCAAAAGTTGTAAAAGTTGTTCAGAGGGCTATAAAAACAGCAGTTGGAAGATACTACAGAGATAAAACCGGACATTATGTTCTCCTTTCAGACACTGTTATTCCCCACAGGATTTACCTGAGCAAAAAGGAGGTAAAGAAGAAAAAGTTAGAAGAGGGCAGTTATGTTGTTGTAGAGATAACCCAGTATCCTGCTCCAAGGGTAAGAGGAAAGGGAAAGATTCTGAAGATTTTAGGTAAAGTGAAAAACACCCAGACAGTAGCTGAGATTATAGCGAGAAAGTACAGCCTCCCTACAGAGCATTCGGAAGAAGCAATAAAAGAAGCAGAAAAACTTTCTCCTGTTGTGAGAATAACAAAAAACAGAAGAGATTTAACAAAACAGATATGCTTTACCATTGACCCTGAATCAGCAAGAGACCACGACGATGCTGTGGCAATAGAAAAGGAAGGAAATTACTACAGGCTGTTTGTTCATATAGCAGATGTTTCCTACTACGTAAAAGAGGGCTCAGCAATAGACAGGGAGGCATTTGAGAGGGGAAATACTTACTACCTGCCAGAAAGGGCTCTTCACATGCTTCCTGAAAGGCTTGCAGCGCAGCTCTGCAGTCTCAGGCCAAACGAGAAGAAATATGCATTTACCTGTGAGATGCTTATAAACAGGGCAGGGAAAGTGATAGATTACGACATATATGAAAGCGTGATAATCAGTAAAGCAAAACTGACTTACGACGAAGCCCTCAGAATAATAATTGGAGACCCTGCCTTAGAACAAAAGTATCCTGAAGTTGTTCAGCCTCTAAAGGATATGGAAAAGCTCGCAAAAATTCTTATGAAGGCAAAAGAAAAAAGGGGAAGCATAGATTTTGACATGCCAGAAAGTCAGATACTGTTTACAGAGACAGGAGACCCATACGATGTAGTTCCTTACGAGAGACACCTTGCCCACAGAATTATTGAGGAATTTATGATTATTGCTAATGAAACAGTAGCAAGACATATGTATGAAAAAGGCTATCCTTTTATATACAGGACACACGAAGAACCAGATCTGGACAAAGTGATAAGATTTGTTGATCTTGTAGCAGGTCTTGGATACGAAGTATCCTATCCTGAAAAGATAACTCCTAAATTTATCCAGAAAATATTAGAGAAAGTTTCAGGAACACCAGAAGAGACACTGGTCAGATTTATGGCTCTCAGAACAATGAAGCAGGCAAAATACACAGTAGAAAATATTGGTCATTTTGGTCTTGCTTCAGACTGTTACACACACTTTACCTCTCCAATCAGAAGATATGCAGACATAAACGTTCACAGGATGCTGAAAAAAGCGATAAAAGGAAAGTTCACCAAGAAAGACCTCCAGACACTCCCCTCAAAATTGGAGGAAGTAGCAAAACAGTGCTCAAAGATGGAAAGGATTGCAGATGATGCAGAAAGGGATGCACTGGATATGCTGAAACTCAGACTTCTTTCAAATCATATTGGAGAGGTGTTTGAAGGAATAATAACAGGTGTTGTTTCTTTTGGTCTTTTTGTTGAGATTCAAAGATACCTTATAGAAGGTCTTATTTCCATTAATACCCTTCCAGACCATTTCCGATATGACGAGATAAATCAAAGACTTATCAGTGATAAAAAAATCTTTAGGTTAGGAGACAGGATAAAAGTAAGGATAGAAAGGGTGGATGAAGACCTGAAAAAACTTGACCTGTCCTACGTAGAGTAA